A DNA window from uncultured Methanoregula sp. contains the following coding sequences:
- a CDS encoding 2-isopropylmalate synthase has product MSVLFVNNLRFLDTTLRDGEQTPGVSLNTEQKLEIASRLADIGIDVIEAGSAAASDGEREAIKKIADAGLDAEICTFVRALHADIDFAADCNVDSIHLVVPVSDLHIAKKMRKTRNEVVSMALDAVEYAKDRGLIVELSGEDASRADQQFLCSLFASGVERGADRLCFCDTVGVLTPEKVAEYIPPLAKIAPLSIHCHDDLGFALTNTMAALKAGASCTHVTVNGLGERAGNTPFEEVVMALEVLYGYRTRIQKELIYPLSSLVSRHTGVPLAVNKAIVGEMAFTHESGIHAHGIIREPATYESVKPEMVGRKRRIVLGKHSGSASVEAALDEMNYKAEPPQVKEIVKRVKQLGDSGKRVTDADLMAVADAVLAIECKPVIKMRQFTATSGSHMIPTASVTLVVNGQEMTGAATGDGPVDAAMQVLRKCVSDVADIRLEEYHVDAIQGGTDALVEVTVRLSKDGKIITSRGARTDIIMASVEAMIAGMNRLLRDRT; this is encoded by the coding sequence GTGAGTGTTTTATTTGTCAATAACCTGCGTTTTTTAGATACAACCTTACGGGACGGGGAACAGACTCCCGGTGTCTCGCTGAATACCGAACAGAAACTTGAAATTGCATCAAGGCTCGCGGACATTGGTATCGATGTCATCGAAGCTGGTTCTGCCGCTGCATCCGATGGAGAGCGGGAAGCCATCAAAAAAATAGCGGATGCCGGTCTTGATGCAGAAATCTGTACGTTTGTCCGGGCTCTTCACGCCGACATCGATTTTGCGGCTGACTGCAATGTTGATTCAATCCACCTTGTAGTCCCGGTCAGCGACCTGCACATAGCAAAGAAGATGCGCAAGACCCGAAACGAGGTGGTCAGCATGGCCCTGGATGCGGTAGAATATGCAAAAGACCGGGGTCTTATTGTTGAACTGAGCGGGGAGGATGCTTCCCGGGCAGATCAGCAGTTCCTATGTTCGCTCTTTGCTTCCGGTGTAGAACGGGGGGCGGACCGGCTCTGTTTCTGCGATACGGTAGGTGTGCTTACTCCCGAAAAAGTTGCGGAATATATTCCGCCGCTTGCAAAAATTGCCCCGCTCTCCATCCACTGCCACGATGATCTCGGGTTTGCCCTGACCAACACGATGGCTGCCCTGAAAGCCGGCGCTTCCTGTACTCACGTGACCGTCAATGGTCTCGGGGAACGGGCGGGTAATACCCCGTTCGAGGAGGTTGTTATGGCTCTCGAAGTTCTTTACGGTTATCGCACCCGGATCCAGAAGGAACTCATCTACCCCCTTTCAAGCCTCGTATCCCGCCATACCGGAGTCCCGCTTGCCGTGAACAAGGCAATTGTCGGGGAGATGGCTTTCACGCACGAGAGCGGGATCCATGCGCACGGGATCATCCGCGAACCCGCCACATACGAATCGGTAAAACCCGAGATGGTCGGTCGCAAGCGCCGTATCGTTCTTGGCAAGCATTCGGGTTCCGCATCCGTTGAAGCAGCCCTTGATGAGATGAACTACAAGGCCGAGCCGCCGCAGGTAAAAGAGATTGTCAAAAGAGTAAAACAGCTTGGCGACAGCGGGAAGAGGGTCACGGATGCCGACCTGATGGCAGTTGCCGATGCCGTTCTTGCAATCGAATGCAAGCCGGTCATCAAGATGCGGCAGTTTACTGCCACCTCCGGCAGCCACATGATCCCGACTGCATCGGTCACGCTGGTCGTGAACGGGCAGGAGATGACCGGGGCTGCAACCGGGGATGGCCCGGTGGATGCTGCCATGCAGGTCCTGCGCAAATGTGTCAGCGATGTTGCAGATATCCGGCTTGAGGAATATCACGTAGATGCAATCCAGGGCGGCACCGACGCCCTTGTCGAAGTGACAGTAAGATTAAGTAAAGACGGAAAGATAATTACTTCACGCGGTGCCCGCACCGATATTATCATGGCCAGCGTTGAAGCGATGATCGCCGGCATGAACAGACTACTGAGGGACAGAACATGA
- the ilvB gene encoding biosynthetic-type acetolactate synthase large subunit: MKTGAKILVESLQREGVETIFGYPGGVVLPIYDELYDSPLQHILVRHEQAAAHAADGYARASGRVGVCLATSGPGACNLVTGIATAYMDSVPLVALTGQVPTNLLGNDAFQESDITGITMPITKHNYLVKSASEVSRVVQEAFYIAGTGRQGPVLIDIPKDVSTGMSGDVKLPEKVSLRGYNPTYKGHKRQIEKALELLGHAERPLIYAGGGIISSNASPELIEFATLASVPVTTTLMGIGCLPCNHPLNLGMLGMHGTEYANFAVTECDLMIAVGARFDDRVTGKIETFAPTAKIIHIDIDPAEIGKNKKVDVPIVGDVKEVLKDLLALMKKQDARDTWLKKVRHWKQHHPLKCPDDGRLHPQYIIRTLSDLVKDKAVIVSEVGQNQMWTAQHFCFRNPRTWITSGGLGTMGYGLPAAMGVHFARPDVPVFDIAGDGSIQMNIQEFGTLASNNIPVKVVILNNMFLGMVRQWQELFYDRRYSFTELPPVDFVKIANAYGIEGIRVESPEDVKPALQASLDCKGPFVMDFRIEREGNVFPMVPAGAAINEMIGGHPRI, translated from the coding sequence ATGAAAACCGGGGCAAAAATCCTCGTCGAATCACTCCAGCGCGAGGGAGTCGAGACCATCTTCGGCTATCCTGGCGGAGTGGTGCTGCCTATCTATGATGAACTCTATGATTCACCCTTGCAGCACATCCTTGTACGGCACGAACAGGCTGCAGCGCATGCCGCGGACGGGTATGCGAGGGCAAGCGGTCGTGTAGGCGTATGCCTCGCCACATCCGGCCCCGGGGCATGCAATCTTGTTACCGGTATTGCCACGGCGTACATGGATTCGGTTCCCCTGGTAGCCCTTACCGGCCAGGTCCCGACGAACCTGCTTGGGAACGATGCTTTCCAGGAATCGGATATCACCGGGATCACGATGCCCATTACAAAGCACAATTACCTGGTAAAAAGCGCATCCGAAGTGAGCCGGGTTGTCCAGGAAGCGTTCTATATCGCCGGCACCGGCCGGCAGGGCCCGGTCCTCATCGATATCCCAAAAGATGTGAGCACCGGTATGTCCGGCGATGTAAAACTGCCGGAAAAAGTCTCGCTCCGGGGGTATAATCCGACCTATAAAGGGCACAAGCGGCAGATCGAAAAAGCCCTCGAACTGCTCGGCCATGCCGAGCGTCCGCTCATCTATGCCGGTGGCGGCATCATATCGTCCAATGCATCCCCGGAACTCATCGAATTTGCCACACTCGCGTCGGTACCGGTGACAACCACCCTGATGGGTATCGGGTGTCTTCCCTGCAACCACCCGCTCAACCTGGGCATGCTCGGGATGCATGGCACGGAATATGCAAATTTCGCGGTCACCGAATGCGACCTGATGATAGCCGTGGGCGCCCGGTTCGATGACCGGGTAACGGGCAAGATCGAGACGTTTGCTCCCACGGCAAAGATCATCCATATCGATATCGATCCAGCCGAGATCGGCAAGAACAAGAAAGTAGACGTCCCGATTGTCGGGGATGTGAAAGAGGTATTGAAAGACCTCCTTGCGCTCATGAAAAAACAGGATGCCCGTGATACCTGGCTCAAGAAGGTGCGGCACTGGAAACAGCATCACCCGCTCAAATGTCCTGACGATGGCAGACTGCACCCGCAGTACATCATCCGGACACTCTCCGATCTTGTCAAGGACAAGGCAGTCATCGTCTCAGAAGTCGGGCAGAACCAGATGTGGACTGCACAGCACTTCTGCTTCCGCAATCCCCGCACCTGGATCACATCCGGTGGCCTTGGTACCATGGGGTATGGTCTTCCCGCCGCGATGGGTGTTCACTTTGCCCGCCCGGATGTTCCGGTCTTCGACATAGCCGGCGATGGAAGCATCCAGATGAACATCCAGGAGTTCGGCACGCTTGCATCGAACAACATCCCGGTAAAAGTGGTGATCCTGAACAACATGTTCCTCGGCATGGTCCGGCAATGGCAGGAGCTCTTCTACGATCGCCGGTACTCATTCACGGAACTCCCGCCGGTTGATTTTGTCAAGATAGCCAATGCTTACGGTATTGAGGGAATAAGGGTCGAGTCCCCGGAAGATGTTAAACCGGCACTGCAGGCATCCCTTGACTGCAAGGGTCCGTTCGTGATGGATTTCCGGATCGAACGGGAAGGCAATGTCTTCCCCATGGTCCCGGCCGGTGCTGCCATCAACGAGATGATCGGGGGTCATCCACGCATATGA
- a CDS encoding DUF2115 domain-containing protein, with protein MSLFGKKPDSPAFSPSSGDITRECRILKNAATRGQLGKEIARLVLAFSPADIQQMKQNFATKILTLTPEYRQELTTKINEHLLGTYQRIRLAKQQGTFATLNESLTAEQGTYWDMVSRQCRDDEPGDAPRIRFLKYLLAGYCMLVLGEPGHPVGTPFPGGDRVEILEGTYYCPVRDKSNDVDAALCPYCPAEQTPEVGYLRPPTGKSEHRKQEFIDNCYRYHNFNG; from the coding sequence ATGTCACTCTTTGGAAAAAAACCGGATTCTCCTGCATTTTCCCCCTCCTCCGGAGATATAACCCGGGAGTGCAGGATCTTGAAAAATGCTGCAACACGGGGGCAACTCGGCAAGGAGATTGCCCGGCTCGTGCTTGCCTTTTCACCTGCCGATATCCAGCAGATGAAGCAGAATTTTGCCACAAAAATCCTCACCCTTACACCGGAATACCGGCAAGAGCTCACAACAAAAATAAACGAACACCTGCTTGGAACCTACCAGAGGATCCGGCTGGCAAAGCAGCAGGGCACGTTTGCGACCCTGAATGAATCCCTGACCGCTGAACAGGGCACGTACTGGGATATGGTCAGCCGCCAGTGCCGGGATGATGAACCTGGTGATGCACCCCGGATCCGGTTCCTGAAATACCTCCTTGCAGGGTATTGCATGCTCGTGCTTGGCGAACCCGGCCATCCCGTCGGCACCCCGTTTCCTGGCGGGGACAGAGTTGAGATATTAGAAGGGACCTATTATTGCCCGGTCCGGGACAAATCCAATGATGTGGATGCAGCTCTCTGCCCGTACTGTCCGGCAGAGCAGACTCCCGAAGTCGGGTATCTGAGACCCCCCACCGGCAAAAGCGAGCACCGCAAACAGGAGTTCATCGACAACTGTTACCGGTACCACAACTTTAATGGATAA
- the ppk1 gene encoding polyphosphate kinase 1 produces the protein MDSSTSRDTIVESGQTFGNDPTLFINRELSWIRFNRHVLDEALDKNHPLLERVKFLAIYANNLDEFFMVRVSGLQRQVSKGVLKAPPDGMTPSQQIDAIQQALLPELRVQYDCWHNEILPKLTAEGIILHSYSTLNEQQKAAMHTFFVNEVFPVLTPLAFDSSHPFPFISNLSLNLAIIVRDPKGKDFFARVKVPTNLFSRLIRIPEPADSARTSSSPLHFIYLEEIIAAHLNHLFPGLEVVSSFPFRITRDADLEIEVDDASDLLTTVEEVMEQRARGNPVRIEVDSSMHPDICHILESKLGATSSMIYRVGHPVGMADLMELMAIDRPNLKDTPFLPSISPEIAEGKDIFATIRRHDVLIYQPYDSFSPVVNFIRQAAHDPDVLAIKITLYRVGSNSPIVNALMEARENGKAVAALIELKARFDEENNIGWARALEAEGVHVVYGVVGLKVHAKLCMVVRREKDCIRRYMHLGTGNYNATTSRIYTDFGMFTCDKQIGEDIANLFNFLTGYARIEQYNKLLVAPVTLRKSILEKIEREISLHREHGGGHLIFKMNALVDKDCIIALYRASQAGVRIDLQVRGICCLRPGIPGISENITVTAIVGRFLEHARIYYFHNNGNEEVFLGSADLMPRNLDKRVEILFPVQDEKIRSAIVTTILPVQLGDNVKKRMMHPDGTYTCATRSPGEELQNAQTWLMEHRGTWYDGSA, from the coding sequence ATGGATTCCTCTACATCACGGGACACCATCGTTGAATCAGGGCAAACGTTTGGAAATGATCCAACACTTTTTATCAACCGGGAACTGAGCTGGATCCGGTTCAACCGGCATGTCCTGGATGAAGCGCTGGACAAGAATCACCCGCTCCTTGAACGGGTCAAGTTCCTTGCGATTTATGCAAACAATCTGGACGAGTTCTTCATGGTGCGGGTATCCGGTCTCCAGCGCCAGGTATCAAAAGGTGTTCTCAAGGCTCCCCCGGATGGCATGACCCCCTCCCAGCAGATCGATGCAATCCAGCAGGCGCTCCTTCCCGAACTCCGTGTCCAGTACGACTGCTGGCACAACGAGATCCTCCCAAAACTCACGGCAGAGGGAATTATCCTTCATTCTTATTCTACGTTAAACGAGCAGCAGAAAGCCGCCATGCACACTTTTTTTGTCAACGAGGTCTTCCCGGTTCTCACGCCCCTTGCCTTTGACAGCTCCCACCCGTTCCCGTTCATCTCCAACCTCTCCCTCAACCTGGCCATCATTGTCCGCGATCCCAAAGGGAAGGATTTTTTTGCCCGGGTCAAAGTCCCGACCAATCTTTTCTCGCGGCTGATCCGGATCCCTGAACCTGCGGATTCGGCCCGGACCAGCAGCAGTCCCCTCCATTTCATTTACCTTGAAGAGATCATCGCTGCCCACCTCAATCATCTCTTTCCCGGTCTTGAAGTTGTCTCCTCGTTCCCGTTCCGGATCACAAGGGATGCGGATCTTGAGATTGAGGTTGATGATGCATCAGACCTGCTCACGACGGTTGAAGAAGTAATGGAACAGAGAGCCCGGGGAAACCCGGTCCGGATCGAAGTGGATTCCTCCATGCATCCCGATATCTGCCATATCCTTGAGAGCAAACTTGGGGCCACCTCCTCCATGATCTACCGGGTAGGGCATCCGGTAGGGATGGCAGATCTCATGGAACTCATGGCAATCGATCGCCCGAATCTTAAGGATACCCCGTTCCTGCCCTCAATCTCTCCGGAGATAGCAGAAGGAAAAGATATCTTTGCCACGATCCGCCGCCATGATGTTCTCATCTACCAGCCGTACGACAGTTTCTCTCCCGTTGTCAATTTCATCCGGCAGGCTGCCCATGATCCGGATGTTCTTGCCATCAAGATTACCCTGTACCGCGTTGGGTCCAACTCGCCGATTGTCAATGCCCTCATGGAAGCCCGGGAGAACGGCAAAGCGGTTGCAGCGCTGATCGAGCTGAAAGCCCGGTTCGATGAAGAGAACAATATCGGCTGGGCCCGGGCACTCGAAGCTGAGGGTGTCCATGTCGTGTATGGTGTTGTCGGGCTCAAGGTCCACGCCAAGCTCTGCATGGTGGTCCGGCGTGAAAAAGATTGTATCCGCCGGTACATGCACCTGGGCACCGGCAATTATAATGCCACCACCAGTCGTATTTACACGGACTTCGGGATGTTCACCTGCGACAAACAGATAGGGGAGGATATTGCAAACCTCTTCAATTTCTTAACCGGCTATGCCCGGATCGAACAATACAACAAACTCCTGGTAGCCCCGGTTACCCTTCGCAAGTCCATTCTTGAGAAGATTGAACGGGAGATCAGCCTTCACCGGGAACATGGCGGGGGCCATCTCATCTTCAAGATGAATGCCCTTGTTGACAAGGACTGCATCATTGCCCTTTACCGGGCTTCCCAGGCCGGCGTCCGGATAGATCTCCAGGTGCGGGGAATCTGCTGTCTCCGCCCGGGCATTCCCGGTATCAGCGAGAACATAACCGTCACTGCGATTGTGGGCCGGTTCCTCGAACATGCCCGGATCTACTATTTCCATAATAACGGCAATGAGGAGGTGTTTCTCGGAAGTGCCGATCTCATGCCCCGGAATCTCGACAAACGCGTGGAGATTCTCTTCCCTGTGCAGGATGAGAAGATCCGATCAGCTATCGTCACAACCATCCTCCCCGTCCAGCTTGGCGATAATGTCAAGAAGCGGATGATGCATCCGGACGGGACATATACCTGTGCCACCCGATCCCCGGGGGAAGAACTGCAAAATGCCCAGACATGGCTTATGGAACACCGGGGTACCTGGTATGATGGCTCTGCCTGA
- a CDS encoding Ppx/GppA phosphatase family protein, protein MNSRTVGPEGRVVSFIDMGTNSIRILVVRLNPNHSYTILSRQKQQVRLGDGEFEEDEITPEAMERAVIVCKKFTELGRTFNSEEFVAVATSAAREASNQNELLHRIRLEAQLDIRVISGREEARLIYLGVASGLHLGSSVGFFIDIGGGSTEIAVGNEKDYQYLDSFRLGAIRLANLYFPPAETGPVSSERYRKVQQHIKNSIVHSLAKIPKGTINCAVGSSGTIINLAEIAHKALHPDTPATDLVLSYKDLKKVIDLLCSLSLEQRRKVPGINPERADIIIAGAAVLDTFMKELSLDRISVTTRGLQDGLLVDYLSRMDSFPLLGELSSRQRSVLQLGRSCGINEAHARTVTSLVLEMFDSAKETGLHNYGDQTRELLEYATFLHDIGSFISYTNHHAHSYYIIRNSDLLGFDQKEVSFMANLARFHRKKAPKKKDPGIAELDAKDRDVLRVLATFIRLGESLDRSHAALIQHVRFTRADSDTVHLEIVTRGDCQLEIWGIENERKAFEKVFAKKFSFSMIDSQSGESP, encoded by the coding sequence GTGAATTCCCGTACCGTGGGACCTGAAGGCCGGGTTGTCTCATTCATCGATATGGGGACCAACTCCATCCGTATCCTTGTTGTGAGGCTCAACCCCAACCATTCCTATACGATTCTGAGCCGGCAGAAGCAGCAGGTCCGGCTGGGGGATGGCGAGTTTGAAGAAGATGAGATAACGCCTGAGGCAATGGAACGGGCTGTCATTGTCTGCAAAAAATTCACCGAGCTGGGCCGGACCTTCAATTCCGAGGAATTTGTCGCAGTAGCCACATCGGCTGCCCGTGAAGCCTCGAACCAGAATGAACTCCTCCACCGTATCCGGCTCGAAGCCCAGCTGGATATACGTGTCATCTCCGGCAGGGAAGAGGCGCGTCTCATCTATCTCGGGGTTGCAAGCGGCCTGCATCTTGGTTCTTCTGTTGGTTTTTTCATTGACATTGGTGGCGGGAGCACGGAAATAGCAGTAGGAAACGAGAAGGATTACCAGTACCTGGACAGCTTCAGGCTTGGGGCAATCCGGCTTGCCAATCTCTATTTTCCCCCGGCCGAGACCGGGCCGGTATCCTCAGAACGGTACCGGAAAGTCCAGCAGCATATCAAGAATTCCATTGTCCATTCCCTTGCAAAAATTCCCAAAGGAACCATTAATTGCGCTGTCGGCAGTTCCGGCACGATCATCAATCTTGCAGAAATAGCCCACAAAGCCCTGCACCCCGATACCCCGGCAACAGACCTGGTGCTGAGTTACAAGGACTTAAAAAAAGTTATCGACCTGCTCTGCTCGCTTTCCCTGGAACAGCGGAGGAAAGTTCCCGGCATCAACCCGGAGCGGGCCGATATCATCATTGCCGGGGCAGCTGTTCTCGATACATTCATGAAAGAGCTCTCGCTTGACCGAATCAGCGTCACAACCCGCGGTCTTCAGGACGGCCTTCTCGTGGATTATCTCTCCCGGATGGATTCGTTTCCCCTGCTTGGGGAACTCTCTTCCCGGCAGCGGAGCGTCCTCCAGCTCGGGCGATCCTGCGGGATCAACGAAGCCCATGCCCGGACCGTGACCAGTCTCGTGCTCGAGATGTTCGATTCTGCAAAAGAGACGGGGCTCCATAATTACGGGGATCAGACCCGCGAACTTCTGGAATATGCAACCTTCCTCCATGATATCGGGTCCTTTATCTCCTACACCAATCACCATGCCCACTCGTATTATATTATAAGGAATTCCGATCTTCTCGGGTTCGACCAGAAAGAAGTCTCATTCATGGCAAACCTGGCCCGGTTCCACCGGAAAAAGGCGCCCAAAAAGAAGGATCCCGGTATAGCCGAACTCGATGCAAAGGATCGCGATGTCCTCCGTGTCCTTGCAACCTTTATCCGGCTGGGGGAAAGCCTGGACCGGAGCCATGCTGCCCTGATCCAGCATGTCCGTTTTACACGGGCAGATTCTGACACCGTCCATCTTGAGATTGTTACGCGCGGCGACTGCCAGCTTGAGATCTGGGGTATCGAGAATGAGAGAAAAGCCTTCGAGAAAGTTTTTGCAAAAAAATTTTCATTCTCCATGATCGATTCGCAATCCGGGGAATCACCCTGA
- a CDS encoding CHAD domain-containing protein → MMALPEGSLTHAGLCWFGMQELPPRLEAFEIEIEGVRLAKDIENIHRMRVASRRLRAALPLFEDCFPKKPYARWMGEIANITRALGEARDADVQIAFLQKQIRKKSSLWKLHHPDTKGQEFPENAALRYLLSELKKKRAALQTRVISALDALEKSRVIPEMKTYFSAIRNTVPHAPVKALMFGVSPVAAIRIYSRLETFLGFETWVSHPEAVAEHHATRIAAKKLRYTMELFGPVYRLGLKKSIGRVKKIQEILGDIHDCDVWIDTITRLLLRERSRLRSDNCEKRPDTATLASLKIVLREREKERLTLYRNFVRNWESQKRAGTWNDLKTTLIQARKDRYHPKGTAREADARAAAEALVPVYPEGIPHGSTVTRLSLMLFDALRPVHRMENNERFLLECAAMLHDIGWISGSRRHNRKSASIIFAAETLPFDIPERAIISLAALAHRGKVSPETEDIYQFIPEKDRQGALFLAAILRVADGFDYTRRGAVQEIHCVINTDTIVADAISAEDITVEKEHARVKSDLFNRVFSRELVIR, encoded by the coding sequence ATGATGGCTCTGCCTGAGGGATCGCTCACCCATGCCGGCTTATGCTGGTTCGGCATGCAGGAACTTCCCCCCCGTCTTGAGGCATTCGAGATCGAAATCGAGGGAGTCCGGCTGGCAAAGGACATTGAGAACATCCACCGGATGCGCGTGGCTTCCCGCCGTCTCCGGGCGGCCCTTCCCCTGTTTGAGGATTGCTTTCCCAAAAAGCCATACGCCCGGTGGATGGGAGAGATTGCAAATATTACCCGGGCACTGGGCGAGGCACGGGATGCGGACGTCCAGATTGCATTCCTGCAGAAACAGATCCGGAAAAAGAGCAGTCTCTGGAAATTGCATCATCCCGATACAAAAGGGCAGGAATTCCCTGAAAATGCAGCCCTGAGGTACCTGCTCTCTGAACTCAAGAAAAAGCGTGCAGCGCTCCAGACACGAGTGATTTCGGCTCTTGATGCGCTCGAGAAGAGCCGGGTTATTCCCGAGATGAAGACCTATTTTTCTGCTATCCGGAACACCGTGCCGCACGCCCCGGTAAAAGCCCTGATGTTCGGCGTTTCACCGGTTGCTGCCATCAGGATTTATTCCCGTCTTGAAACCTTCCTGGGTTTTGAGACCTGGGTAAGCCATCCTGAAGCCGTTGCAGAGCACCATGCAACCCGGATTGCTGCAAAAAAACTCCGGTACACGATGGAACTCTTTGGCCCGGTTTATCGCCTGGGCCTGAAAAAGTCGATCGGCCGGGTAAAAAAGATCCAGGAGATCCTTGGCGATATCCATGACTGCGATGTCTGGATCGACACCATCACAAGGCTCCTCCTCCGGGAACGAAGCCGGCTCCGGTCTGACAATTGTGAGAAGCGGCCGGATACTGCCACCCTGGCCAGCCTGAAAATTGTACTGCGGGAACGGGAAAAAGAACGCCTTACCCTGTACCGTAATTTTGTGCGGAACTGGGAATCGCAGAAACGGGCGGGAACATGGAATGATCTCAAAACAACACTTATCCAGGCAAGAAAGGATCGGTACCATCCAAAAGGAACTGCCCGCGAGGCTGATGCCCGGGCAGCTGCAGAGGCCCTTGTCCCGGTTTATCCCGAAGGAATCCCGCACGGCAGCACGGTGACACGGCTCTCACTCATGCTTTTTGACGCGCTCCGCCCGGTCCACCGGATGGAGAACAATGAACGGTTCCTTCTTGAATGCGCTGCAATGCTCCATGACATTGGCTGGATCTCCGGTTCCCGCCGGCATAACCGTAAGAGCGCATCGATCATCTTTGCTGCAGAAACCCTCCCATTCGATATACCCGAGCGTGCAATAATCAGCCTTGCTGCCCTTGCCCACCGTGGAAAGGTGTCCCCGGAGACAGAGGATATCTACCAATTTATCCCTGAAAAAGACCGGCAGGGCGCCCTGTTCCTTGCGGCTATTTTGAGGGTTGCCGATGGTTTTGATTATACCCGCAGGGGAGCGGTCCAGGAGATCCATTGCGTGATCAATACCGATACGATTGTCGCTGACGCAATATCTGCTGAAGATATTACGGTGGAGAAAGAACATGCCCGGGTGAAATCCGATCTCTTTAACAGGGTTTTCTCCCGTGAACTGGTGATCCGGTGA